GCTTTCCAGAGAGCTCAAACGATGGTTTTTGCTGCAATGAAGGTAACAGTGCTTAAATAGAATGAATATTCTTTACCcattcaaaacaacaaaacGTGCACCATGATAATAAAGCTCAAGCTTTAAGGGAATAAACAAGGCCTTTTTTGCCACACAACTTCGATATGTTGGTGCAGATAACCAATAAAAAAACCATGATCTTTGAATAATCAAAAAAGGCAAATACCAAGCTAAGCATTACCGTTTCCTTTGCTTCCAGAGCCTCCTCAGCAGCCTTCATCTTAGCTATTGAATCATCCTCATTATTCCTGCCCAAGCAGCAGCAAACCCCAATCAAAATCTACATCAAGACTGATCTCAATAATAGGACTGCATTCTCAAtcttgagagagaaaataatgaaagagaaaaagaaaaggttaacAAAGTATAGTATATTAACTAGCATACATTCAATTTAATTACCACAGCAGCTCCAaattcaaaatgcatttttcttgAAACTGGAGCAAACTCAGATCCTTGGACTTTAGAGCTGAAGGTTACaccttctattttcttttccttttccttttccttttttttttattttttttatcatctgTTACACCAGTTAAGTTGCTATTAAGATATTCTTCACaatatattttcctttcaaGCCAAATTCTTCAAAATTCTTGTGAAATTTAATTCCCCTTGTTGGTaatggtttttatttaaattttattgtttatcaaCTAAATTTGCATGTACATGAGGCTTGTCCCCTGTTGGCAGGGGAAAAGAAGCGTCTGAAATCCAGAACCAAGGATATAACAGTTTTGCATCACACAAAACTGAAAAGTTCACATAGAAAGGAGGAACATTGTGCATAATTCTTCTTCGTTTCTTGTGCATTTAATAAGTGTCAATTAACCAATCTAAGGAGAGGGAGAAGAAGCCAGTATTCCACTGCAAATTTCACCACTTCCATCACAACATAAACTGATTAAAGCTTACTCGACAAAATGGGGCCAGATTGGTAGGGCTGCAGCTTTTCAGAATATGAGAAGCTAGCTTTGAAAGCTATCATTCGGCTGCTTCTTAAAAGCCACccaaatttttacaaaaccGCAACAAAAAGTCTACCACCAAACGGCTGCATGGTAGCTTCTGCGATTTAAAATCAGAAGCACTCCCAAAAAAGCCGCACCCAAACAGAGGGGTCCTTGGTAATAACATATTGCTTCCACTTAACTTTCACTACTCAACATCCACCTTATATATTACAATATggctaaaatacaaaaatgcaTAGCTAGTTTATGTAACATGACTGactctgttttttatttttctatgctCACCTGAGAAAAGTAAATTCTATATAActaaagaaatgttttttttgttttaatgacCGGGAACCCCTTCAAGGCAGGGCCAGTTCGTGTACCCACCATTGTCAAGAAACCCGGGACCCATGCTTCACACATAACTAGAGATATGCTAATAAATTCGTCATTTAATCTTAAGTTTTGAAGTCATCAGCAGCTTACCGCCCTTCAGCTCCTCTTAAATTTGTCACCTGAAAAGATTTGAAAATTGAACACAGTCAGGCACTTTTAATAAGCATCAATGCAAGGAGAAACAATAACAACCAAAATGCATCAGTGAACATATGTCCAGAAAACAAGAatcccaatttccaaagtaatttgataataaaattttgttttgagttaTCAACATAGCGGGAAATGCAtgctaaacaaaaataaataaattcacaaCTGAGAAGTCAGCTAAAATTAAATCCTTCAAGAACTGATGGATTTCTCACCCTCTGCATGACTCTACTCCAATTATTTTCTCTTCATAAGTTATCTTATTAGGGGGAAACAATCACATCATATATCAACCTTAGAACACTAATTTCTTATATCTTGTAGCAGTTGGTGCAAGAGTACAGCACTAGCTAGTTAATCCTGTGCCAATAGCTGCCATACAAATGGACAACAAAAGCACTTCTTAACTCAACTAAACAAAGCCTTAAAAAATCCAGCGCCATTTCAAACTTGTGGGTAAAAAGGTTCAAAGTTCAAAATGCAGCTCTATCAACTGATATTTAGCAGTGAATTGGAGAAAAAAGTTCCTTCTTTTCACCACCTTGAACAAGATTCTCGTTCCTCTGATTTTTGTGATTTCCTTGCTTTAAATGCAAGCAACCCTTCGTACCAGCATATTAACTGGTTTTCGCAAAATTAAATCAGTTCTAATAATTTCTCCttgattttcctaaaaaatggTGCCAAACCTACGATCAAGTCTCCTCCTTAGTCATCACTCTAAAAAGTTGGATAAAATAGAGATGAAAGTATGCTATTTTCTTAAGacttaaaattcttaaaaatttgtTGCTATTGTAGAAATGCATGTCCAACATTGATTTAGATAAGCAAAATCACAAATTGAGTAACTGGAATAAAATGTTAACATCAATAGAATGATAGTAGTAGCACTAGAGATAACAACCCCAAAGGCGTCTAATTAGGAGAGGTAATGGGCTCCAACATCCACTCTCaggttattatatttttcacttttttcttttcatttcttgtttCTTGTAAAATACATTTTCTCACATTAAAAATGTCATTCTCGGCTTTCTTCTCCAGCAGTCGGGCATTCTAACCACATTCACTCACTTTTCAACTAAAAGCTTCATCAGTTTTCTTCACATATGTCTACTGCTGCTTATCCATAAAGTGTAAGTCATTATCCTCAGTTTGATGACTACTGAGGCTAGTCCTAGATATGGAAACTCTAATCTGATCTTTCCAGTTTCAACTCATTTTCATTTGAATCAcatttatgacaaaaaaaaaaaaagcatttgaaGGAGTGGATATCACCAGACACCTCGTCACGAGCTCTGGTATCAGCTTCTTGTTGAGGAGATAGAGATCTATGTTTGCTCCTGCGCTGATGATCTGAAGGAGAAGTAGACCGCTCATGTCTTGATCTAGAAGATTTCCCATCGTCATCATCCCTACCCgaccttctctcttttctctcagCCCCAGTTTCCCGATCAGAACCCCTTTCCCTATGTGTCCCCCTATCACTCCCCCggccatttttattttcatgctcTCTCTCAGTTTCTCTCTCAACCTTAGTATCATCTTTCCCAgaccttctctcttttctctcgcTCCCAGTTTCCCTCTCAAAATCCCTTTCCCTATGTGCCCCCCTATCACTCCCCTTTCCATGATTTTTTTCATGCTCTCTCTCAGTTTCTCTGTCAACCTCATTATCATGTCTCCCCagctttctctcttttctctcaccCACAGTTTCCCTCTCTGAACCCCTTTCCCTATGTCTCCCCCTGCTGTGATTCTTTTCATGCTCTCTCTCAGTTTCTCTCTCAACCTCTCTTTCAGTTTGTGATCTCCTCAACTGCTTTGTCCGGGGAGAAGGCGAGCGAGCTCTCtcagtttctctctctttttgagcctCAGCTTGAGCTCTCCTCAACCGTTTTGTCCTGGGAGAAGCCGACCTAGCTCTGtcagtttctctctctttttcagCTTCAGCTTGAGCTCTCCTCAACCGTTTTGTCCTGGGAGAAGGTGAGCGAGCAGCAGGAGAACTTGACCTCACATGCCTTGGAGATTTAGCGTGAACAGAATGTTTCTCTCTTTCCGGAGATCTAACCTTGTGCGAGCTCCTTTGACGGGTGGGTGATGATCTCTCTCTTCGAGATGGGCTCCTCCTAGACGGACTCCTTCTATGAGGAGACCCCCGACCCCTAACCGGAGATTCTGAATGATTGGTTATATTACGCCCCATCATTGATTCTCAATACACTGACAGACCTTTTCCTACTGAAAACAGTCAATGCACATCAAACCTAAATCTCTCCAAAAACACTCCAAACCTAAATCTCTCCAGAAACATACAAATAAATGTATACAAATCACGTAAATGCGTAAAAATATGAATGAAACCCTAAGGCTCCGTTTGCTTCGACGGAAAACACTCAAAATGCCGATCAAACCAGACAGAGAAGTGAGAAACAGAACAGAACGAGTCAACGGAACTTACCGAGTCGGTGAGCGAGTGAGACTGAGCTCGGTGCTGATAGGGTTTGGGTTTCGATGGTCACAGTGAGGGGTTTTGGGGGCATCGGGGTGGTGTGAGAGCGAGTTCTAGTGTGGTTGGTCTAGTTGATTTCAGTGTCCAATGGGAGCTTGCCATGTTAGAATGAGAGTCTGATTGGGATTGGCCCTATAGATCCTGACCGTCTATTGCAAAGAGTTCCGAATGAACGAACGGCTTGGAACGAATCGCGCTCACAAGGGTTGATAGGGTGCAGCTTTCCGTTTAAAAAGTTCCAAAGGCGACTATAGCCTGTTGCGTCGAATCGAATCTTGTTGACAAGAGCTTTTGTAACGAAACTTTAAAAACGAGTTACCTAGCTATGTGGCAATGTTTGCAGTTTTCAACGGCGAAATGCTGAGGGGGTAATGCTtttcaaaagtacttttaaagTTTTCAACGgcgaataaaataaaaatattatttcttacaTTAGTATTTCGAAACCGAACATTATTTTTCAATCTAAAactctattaatatttttctttattttaaaacataaaaaaatttattttaattaacacCCTCTAATTTCTCTATCCTCTCCCTACGTAATCATGGCTCAACATTTTGGCCAGGCCACGATCCTCTTTATTTTTAGCCAATGGCAAGATGTTCGTATACTATTCATtaattgtagaaaaaaaaaaaaaaaacattttaaccattttgaaactttttttttttttgtgtttgtttttgtttttataacgatggttttttttattcatttcataacagtaaaaaatattgttatagcaaaacaatatcataaatacaatgaacaaaattttgtatccaaatatgatatatatgctttatTTAATTCTTTGAATGTCACAACGCAATCTCTTTTGCTACATTAACCATCAATGACAATTATTCTATATGTCTaatatttcatttgttatttaTCAGTGATTTGCTCCGAAGGGCTGGCGAAACGGGTTGGCGGGTGTAACACATCCAGCTTCAAGTGGCATGATATTGTTCGCTTTGGACCAAGCTCGcacaattttattattgggtttacccccaaaatgcctcataccatttagagagagtaaattccatataaatacatcatatttttcatacctaggcaatgtgggatgtcacaatcACCCTCTCTTATGACCTAACGTCCTCGTTAGCGACCCTCAAGGGCTtatgcacgctccccccatctcaggttGGGttatggctctaataccatatgtaacaccctgttccaagtggtatgatattgtccgcttggggccaagcccgcacagttttattattgggtttatccCCAAAATGCCTCATACTATTTAGAGAGAGTAAATCCTATATAAACACATAGGAGTGTCAACGCGGTCCGGTTTCCCTATTTTTTGCCAAAACCAGAACcgaaaccggggtaccccggttctcaattttgagaaatcgggaccccggttaaccgaggtcccggttaccggccggttccggttttacccggtccgataaccagttttttaaaaaaaaaattggttttttggcttattttaggtattgggcctaaaataagcctttctttttttttttataagttggcccattttaaaaaaaaaaaatctattagtttctttgtctaaattaaaggggtTTTGTtatgattgttccaaataattaaaaaataaacctaaagaagtccaaaaatccaaaaaaaaatcaatgtttttgcctatttgggccttagaaataaaaatttaattttttaaaataccctaaacctaaacctaagtgtaaaaaatattaatatatataatatatatattaatatataaatattattaaataaatggaaacccggttccggtattcccggtaaaaaccgggtaccaaaaaccggtaccggaaccggggtacccgattttttgatttttcaaaccggaactggaaccgggaccccggtttcccgattttccggttccggttccagttttccggtaatttttgatactcctataaacacatcatcttttccatacccaggcaatgtgggacgtcacagcAGGTCGACCCGTAATAACACGCCGCCCATTTATGGTAAACCCAAACacgacccatttagctaaatgggtAACCCCCAAACTCGGACACAACATGACTATTTCAATGGTTACCCGACACAGtttaacccgtttaaaataatagATCGTGTTGGGTTGACATAACCCAACACGacttgtttaaaatttgaagatgaAATACAAAACAGGCTAGACAAAATGCGATCTTTCCTACATGAATGGTTAAGACAGGGAAGAAGAAATTATGTTGAAATTGCAGAAAACCAAACActataaaatcatatttaacaTTCCCCAAATTATATATGGGAAAGgacaaaagaaccaaaaaaaaaaaaaaacaaaaacaaacaatggTAGAAAATAGTTCAAATGAAGATCATCAATCCATGACTACACTTATTATACATACAAATTCCCATAAGCAATCACAATGCGCTGACTCCACTTCCACTTGTAATAAAAACATATCTAAAGCCAAGTGTGACTCGTGTTAGAGTTAGCCTTTAGCAAAAGAATTTGGTAGTCTTCTCCACCCTCGGAACATAACTTGAGCTGAACCTCGGCAAAGTGCGATATCGGAGGCGTgagaaagagagggggagagcGGCAGAGTGCGACGCCGGCAACGGGTGGAGACAGAGAGCGAtgagcagagagagagagtggcgaGGGGCAAGCAAAGATAGTGAGTCAGTGAGAGGgaaaaagaggggaaaatcAAAGAGTGATGGAGAAAGAAAAGGGGTGGGCACGGCTTGAGAGTGTGAGGAGAGTTGGAGAGGGAAAAATGTTTTAGGTTTAGGAGGTCCACCgtcctttagttttttttttttttttttaataattataaacgTGTCTGGTGGGTCACCTACGGATTGATCTACCAGACACAAAATAAAcgggttgacccgtttatgacccaaacccgtttagGGTAAATTCAAATCCGGTAACTTTATGTCGTGTTCGTGTCAAGTTCGTGGGTCatatcaaaattgtcagccctaggTCCCTTCGATAAATAAACTTgagataaataaattattaaaaaaaaaaaaaagagtagtaaATTGAAGATCTAAGCTCATGGCCTCGTGCGTCACCTCCATCTAGTACCACTTGATCGCGTTGAAAGCTCATGATCAAGGCCATATCCCACCAAAAGAAGAATCACAACATAAGGTGGAGGTATgcaaaaaatgattaaaaataatatttaaagaaaatagacaGTGAAATAGATAACATACTTAAATTCgtatttaaaaatagaaaaaactttattttaaactCTTAAATTACTACgaattttgagaagaccctctcaaatttaaaaaattttcaattttacctcatgaactttcaatttgatgcaatatacccatatccgtcaaattttaaacattaaaagtgatcaAATGATCTTTATAGtcctaattttttataaaattctaatttatcattaattttaaaaaataaataaataaaaaattgaagagtaatttggtctttttagttaTTTCCCTTAGGGGTTAACGGCTGAATCTAACGAAGGGAGTcatttgaatcaaattgaaagtctagaaggttaaattgagagtttttaaaattttgaaaagtctTTTCAAATACGTAGTAGTTCAAgagtttaaagtaaaattttatcttaaaaataagaatgcaaaataaaaattgtagctCTTTGAGTAGCTAGCTATCATTGCTATGTGCAAATAAGATTCCTCCATCAACTTTCTCCTATCACTTTTTCACACAAAACAATGAAtcatactttatatatatataacacaaaaaatcaaagaggaAATTCACCTTAACGCAATTAATGGCGGTACAGTAAATCACATCAATAGATACATGAGCACCAAGGCATTAAAACGGAAGTGACTTCAACAACTTTTGTAGGTACaatgaaaaatttattcaattcaACCATTGTATATACTTTATTTAACTCTTTGAATGTCACCGTCTCAATCAATTTCTACATCTGAAGTATATTCTAGTGAATCACTTCCTTGGCAACTACTTGGTACATTTGAACCTTTTCAACTAGATAATAATTTCATTACTTTTCCATATTCACTACAAGCGCTTTCCATCGTGCAATCTCTTTCACTGCCTTAACTCTCAATGACAATTATTTTATATGCCTGATAATTTATCCGTCATCTTTGGAATTACAAATTTGTTATTGCTCATCCACAAATTGCAAACATTTTTTTGCCTCGTGCATCGCCTCCATCTAGTACCACTTGATCGCGTCGAAGGCTCATGATCAGGGCCATTATCACAACATACAAGGAGGCATGCATAAAGGCAGTGatagagagtgagagagaagtgaatatatatatatatatatatataaaataatatataaagaaagtaAATAGTGAAATACttaaattcttatttaaaaataataaaaaaaaatttatttaagacCCTTGAATTACTacatattttgagaagatcttattaaattttttaaaaattcaattttatataatgaattttcaatttgacacAATATACCTATatccttcaaattttaaacgttaaaagtgattaaatgacctttatactcttaattttttttataaaattttaaatttatcattaattttaaattaaaaaaaaattaaagggtaatttagttattttattcatttcagTTAAAAATTAATGGCTGAATCTGATGAGGAGAGtaatttgaatcaaattaaaagtttacgagattaaattaaaaatttttaaaaataatttaaaaatacgTAAGAGTTCAAgaatttaaagtaaagttttatattaaaaataaataagcaaaataaaaatggtaGGTTTTGAGTAGTTAGTCATCATTGCTCTGTGTAGATAAAGTTCTTCCATCAATCACTTTTTCACACAAAAcaatgaactatatatatatataacacaaaaaATCTAAAAGGAAACTCACCTTAATGCTATTAATGGCGGTGCAGTAAATCACATCAACAGATATATGAGCATCAACGCATTAAAACGGAAGTGACTTGTACAACTTTCGTTTGTCTTCACAAACCTCCCGCCCGCCCAAATTTTCAAAGAGATCAACCGACGCAATGCTTTGCCGAAACCCAAACACCGCAACGGTTTCCTGCTCGCAACGCTTCaggcatcatcatcatcaccactATAAAACCCCACCATCTGCTTCCTTCAAATCCCAGGCTTTTTTCGAACAAAACTCACAGACGACACagacatacatatatatatatatacagagaTGGCCAGGAATTCGGACATGTTCAACAAGTTGACAGACTACCTTCTCTTCATCATCGTCTCTCTGTTGCCCTTCAAAGAGGCGGCAAGAACCAGCGTTCTCTCCAAGCGTTGGCGCCATGTCTGGCGCGCAACGAAGAACATTGACTTCAATGAGAGATTCTTTGTGAGAGCCGGCGAACCGGACGAAATCCAAGAGTCCCAGAGACTTTTTTTCGTCCATTTTGTCCGGCAATGGATGGAAAACTACCAAGAACCGCTTGTAGAAAACTTTCAACTCACCTTCACGAAGCCCGGAAGCTTCCGTGACGATATGGACCGCTGCATTGCATTTGCCGTCAACCGTAGCGTGAGATTT
This genomic interval from Corylus avellana chromosome ca3, CavTom2PMs-1.0 contains the following:
- the LOC132173777 gene encoding uncharacterized protein LOC132173777 isoform X1 — encoded protein: MMGRNITNHSESPVRGRGSPHRRSPSRRSPSRRERSSPTRQRSSHKVRSPEREKHSVHAKSPRHVRSSSPAARSPSPRTKRLRRAQAEAEKERETDRARSASPRTKRLRRAQAEAQKERETERARSPSPRTKQLRRSQTEREVERETEREHEKNHSRGRHRERGSERETVGERKERKLGRHDNEVDRETEREHEKNHGKGSDRGAHRERDFERETGSERKERRSGKDDTKVERETEREHENKNGRGSDRGTHRERGSDRETGAERKERRSGRDDDDGKSSRSRHERSTSPSDHQRRSKHRSLSPQQEADTRARDEVTNLRGAEGRNNEDDSIAKMKAAEEALEAKETQKPSFELSGKLAAETNRVRGITLLFTEPSDARQPEIRWRLYVFKGGEVLNEPLYIHRQSCYLFGRERRVADIPTDHPSCSKQHAVIQFRQVEKEEGDGTLTKKPRVCTTARELRHLMGRSWLVQCAASSFQHVKHVDSLTDGNYLQLICAVFSVDAVEFDCLFTGVAERNSLNALTHTSFI
- the LOC132173777 gene encoding FHA domain-containing protein DDL isoform X2; this encodes MMGRNITNHSESPVRGRGSPHRRSPSRRSPSRRERSSPTRQRSSHKVRSPEREKHSVHAKSPRHVRSSSPAARSPSPRTKRLRRAQAEAEKERETDRARSASPRTKRLRRAQAEAQKERETERARSPSPRTKQLRRSQTEREVERETEREHEKNHSRGRHRERGSERETVGERKERKLGRHDNEVDRETEREHEKNHGKGSDRGAHRERDFERETGSERKERRSGKDDTKVERETEREHENKNGRGSDRGTHRERGSDRETGAERKERRSGRDDDDGKSSRSRHERSTSPSDHQRRSKHRSLSPQQEADTRARDEVTNLRGAEGRNNEDDSIAKMKAAEEALEAKETQKPSFELSGKLAAETNRVRGITLLFTEPSDARQPEIRWRLYVFKGGEVLNEPLYIHRQSCYLFGRERRVADIPTDHPSCSKQHAVIQFRQVEKEEGDGTLTKKVRPYIMDLGSTNKTYINDNAIEPERYYELFEKDTIRFGNSSREYVLLHENSAT
- the LOC132173777 gene encoding FHA domain-containing protein DDL isoform X3 codes for the protein MMGRNITNHSESPVRGRGSPHRRSPSRRSPSRRERSSPTRQRSSHKVRSPEREKHSVHAKSPRHVRSSSPAARSPSPRTKRLRRAQAEAEKERETDRARSASPRTKRLRRAQAEAQKERETERARSPSPRTKQLRRSQTEREVERETEREHEKNHSRGRHRERGSERETVGERKERKLGRHDNEVDRETEREHEKNHGKGSDRGAHRERDFERETGSERKERRSGKDDTKVERETEREHENKNGRGSDRGTHRERGSDRETGAERKERRSGRDDDDGKSSRSRHERSTSPSDHQRRSKHRSLSPQQEADTRARDEVTNLRGAEGRNNEDDSIAKMKAAEEALEAKETQKPSFELSGKLAAETNRVRGITLLFTEPSDARQPEIRWRLYVFKGGEVLNEPLYIHRQSCYLFGRERRVADIPTDHPSCSKQHAVIQFRQVEKEEGDGTLTKKALHNGPWKHK